In Chlorogloeopsis sp. ULAP01, the genomic window AGGGCGCAAACGGTTTGTTGTATTTTGTAAAGGCATATATGTATACGTGTTAAGGTATATATTTAACGTACCCATTACAACAAAAAATTTATCAGTAAAGTAAAATAGTTAACTTGAATAAGGTCAGAGAGTCCAAGTTAATATTTGCAAGTCGATGTTTTGACATCACAGACCGATGTATCAATATCACAGATTGATGTATTAAGATGACAAACCACCGCATTAACATCACAGACTGATGTCATAAAATAGCATGGCAATGTAAAGGCAAAACAGCAAGACGACACTAATAATCAAGTAGGGCGTATAAACAAACGGCTAGAAAATATAGTGTAGGATGCGTTACGCTAGCGTAACGCATCCTACGACATCTGCTTGGTGAAGAAAACGTAGGGTGTGTTACTGCTATGTAAAGATTTGGGAGTTTGAGAGAGTGATAATTAGCCGTAAGCACCGCTTTAAGATTTCAATTTTGATTGAAAAACTGCAACAGTCTTTTAGAGAAAAGAATCCGCTTCTGTATAACTGAAGATAAAAACTGCTCAGATACAGAAGCAAAGCAAGGGATTGTTACTGGCACAATATGTAGAAAAGCCGGGAGAAATACAACCAAAAATTATCTGTTTTTTTAAAATATTTTCCACAGGTTCATATTAAGCTCACTATATAGCCCGCAACTGCAAGCTAGAAAATGCAATATTGGCAACCCAACCAAAGTCTAAAAAACGGTAGATTCACTATCCAAAAAATTCTTGGTGGTGGTGGCTATGGTGTCACCTACAGCGCCATAGATAACAACACAAGTAAAATAATTGCGATTAAAACTCTCAAACCCATCCAGCAAAACCAACCTGACTTTGAAGAACAACAAGAAAAATTTGTAAATGAAGCGTTGCGGTTGCGAGGCTGTAGTCATCCCCACATTGTTCAAGTTTACGAAATGATCCGAGAGGCTGGGTTGTGGGGGATGGTGATGGAATATATTGAAGGGCAAGATTTAGCCGTTTATGTGAGTAAACGCGGGCAGTTACCGGAAGATGAAGCCCTACGCTACATTAACCAAATTGGACAAGCTTTAGAATATGTCCATCAACAGGGGTTTTTACACCGGGATGTGAAGCCGAACAATATTATTTTGCGGCAAAGCACGCAATCAGTAGTATTAATTGATTTTGGTCTTACCCGCGAATTTATTATAGGAAGAACAGGAAGCATGACCAATGCGAAGACAGAAGGTTATGCACCTATTGAACAGTACGAACGACGCGGTAATTTTGCTCCCTGCACAGATGTTTATGCTTTAGCAGCAACACTGTATACTTTGCTAACTGCGGAAGTACCTATTCCTGCTAATTTTCGCAAGTACGCGCAGTTACCACCACCAAAACAATTTAACTCCCAGATTAGCGATCGGGTAAATGAGGCGATTCTCAAAGGGATGGCTTTGGAACCGCAAGATAGAGTGCAGACAGTGCGGGAGTGGTTAGGATTAGTGTTGCCCAGAAAGGTCAATACTCCAACTCCTCAAGCATCAATCCCTAATTCAAAATCAAAAATCCAAAATCAACCATCACAAAATATTGCAACCCCACCAAAATCTGATGATGGTATTAAGCTAAAAACCGCGAAGACGGACTATACTCGACTGCGTGACTTACTTGCCGCAGAAAAGTGGAGAGCCGCTGATGAAGAAACGACACGAGTCATGCTAGCAGTAGCAAGGAGAGAAAGGGAAGGCTGCCTTGATAATGAAAGCATTGATAACTTTCCCTGTGAAGACCTCCGCACAATTGACCAACTTTGGGTAAAATACAGCAATGGGCGCTTTGGCTTCTCTGTGCAGAAGCGCATTTATCAAAGTCTGGGTGGAACTAAAGAGTACAACCAAGAAATTTGGGAAGCTTTCGGCGACGCAATTGGTTGGAGAAAGAACGAAGGATGGATGCACTACACTGATATTACTTTTGACCTAAAAGCACCTCAGGGACATCTCCCGTCACCCCATGAGCGAATTTTGTGGACGTGGTTATTACGTTCTGTGCGTCTCTTCTCTCGCGTCGAGACTTGTAAAATGTAACATATTAAGACTTACGGATTTTAATTAAAATTTTGAAACGCTTCACTCTCCACTAAGTCTTGCGGGTTCTGGCTTTCCAATACCTGGCACTGCGAGTCAGGGTTTTTTGTCCCTTGAATGGTTTTGATTTTGTAGTACGACTCCTCGTTTCCAGGCTCCAGCTTGGGAACGAAACTGGGGTTGTAACAGTTAGCTAAAGATAAATGGTTCTGCTACTTTTTCGATTTCTTCCCGTAGGCTGCGTTACACTGCGCTTTAACGCACCGAGATCATATGGTGCGTTACGGCAAAAATATTTATTCTCGCCATCTTGAATTATCTTGTGCCGTAATATCAAGTTCAGTTAATTACTTATAAATCTTTATTACTTATAAATCTTTAAGCACCCCACCCACCTAACGGTACCCTCCCCTTGGTAAGGGGAGGGTTAGGGAGGGGTAACACCAAGATGGTAATCATAACTAATCATGCGAACTTGATATAACACACCCTACTTAATATTTTGTTTAGAAAATTATTTATTCAACTATTTTTGATTTATTGCCGACGAACCACTACCACTATTTTTCTGAAACTCTTCGATAACTAACTTAATCTCCTCTGCTGCAACATCTGCTTGTTCACTTGTGGAATAAATTAGCAGGAGGATCACCATTGTAGGTGATTCAAGCTGATAGATGAGGCGATAACCACCACTTTTACCTTTTTGGATATCACTATTACGAACTCGTACCTTGAAAACAGTGTTCCCTGATCCAGATATTTGATCGCCAACAAAGTCTCCTGCTTGCAGTTGTGCAATTATTGGTTGAATATCAGACCGAATGTGGCGATACTTTTTGGATAGAGTGCGTAGCCGACGCTGAAATTCATCTGTAAAATTAACTTGAACTGAGGTGGTTTACTCTGCATCAATTCCATCCCAGAGTTTTGAAACAGCTCTGGTTTTGCCAGCTTTTGCTTCTTGCAATGAAGTGCGGAGACTGTTGTTTAATACAGACTCTTTTGATTCATCATCTTCATCTATATCATCTTCCACAAACAGCACAATCACCAAAAGACGACGGGGAAGCCCGTTCCTTTAAGGGGCGCTCAGAATCGTCGTCCGTTGTCTTGGGGCAAGGGGCATTCATGCATTGGCCAATGCCCAATTCCCAATTCACTTCGGCCCGCGGAATCCCCCCGACTTCAGTCGGGGGATGAGCTTAACTTAACACGGCTATGCTTTTGCACTGTTAGCGGTTCATCCAAGCACAGTGTACCGTTTTCGTCAACGCTTCCCATGACTTCTTGCGCTCTCATTTTTTCTCACGATATCTGTAGGCTTATATTCTTATAATAAAATCCAGATCACCGATTTCTCTGAAGAAGTCGGGGATCTTGTTTCTCACGAATGATTTAGGAATGCTATAGGATAAGGCTAAAACTGACTACAATAAAAATTAATGCCGTAAAAACACATACAATTAAATACCAAATCAAATGCCTGCCAAAATCACCCTCACGATTACCGAAGGCAAATTACAAGGAAGACAATATATTTTTGACTCCCGCACTACTTGTATCATAGGCAGGTCAAAAGACTGCAATCCACAATTACCTGATGATGAAGATCATCGTACTATTTCACGCTATCACTGCTTATTAGATATCAACCCGCCAGCTATTCGCGTGCGGGATTTTGGTAGTAAAAATGGCACTTATGTTAACGGTCAAAAAATAGGGCAACGCCAACCCAACCAAACTCCAGCAGAAGTCGCAAAGTTACAATTTCCAGAATATGATTTGCAAGATGGAGATGAAATTAAACTTGGTAATACGGTGTTTGTAGTTGGAATTGAAGTTGAATTAGAATCACTCAAAATTCCTGATTTCTTTCCTGCTACAGTTGATGTTCATAATATTAATCAAAATCCAACGCAAGTACCTAATTTATTGCAATACGTTAAACACCTGTTGGGTTTAGCTGAGGGTGGAGACAAAAACCTAATAGCAATTCACGGTTATAGCATTATCCAGATATTAGGAAAAGGTGGTTTTGGAGAGGTTTATTTAGCACAGCATAATCAAACAGGAAAATTTGTTGCACTGAAGGTAATGTTACCTGCGGTGGCTGCAAATGATTGGGCTGTGCAAATATTTATGCGAGAGACAGAAAATACTAAAGCTTTGCGACATCCAAATGTTGTAAAGTTGCTGGATTATGGTTACTCTGAGAATATTTTCTTTTTTACAATGGAGTATTGCGAGGGTGGAACTGTTGGGGATTTAATGCAGCGACAGGGAGGACGATTATCACTAGATATTGCCATACCAATTATTCTCCAAGTTTTAGATGGCTTAGAATATGCCCACAACGCAGAAATTCCGAATGTTAAGCTGAGGAATGGTGGATTTGGTAAAGGTAGAGGTTTGGTTCACCGCGACTTGAAGCCAAGTAATATTTTCTTGTGCAATGTTGATGGTAAGCTAACAGCTAAAATCGGAGATTATGGTTTAGCAAAGGCATTTGATTTAGCAGGTTTAAGCGGTCAAACATTAACAGGTACTAAAGCAGGTACTCCCGTTTTGATGTGTCGCCAGCAGTTACTTAATTATAAATATGTCCAACCAGAAGTAGATGTGTGGGCTACTGCTGCATGTCTGTACAATATGCTAACCGGATATTTCCCGCGTAACTTCATAGGCGGCGATCCATTTTTAGCAGTGCTGCAAAATGATCCTGTACCTATCCGCCAGCGTAATGCAAGTATTCCGCAAAAACTAGCAGAGGTAATTGATTTAGCGTTGGTGGAGAAGCCAGAAATTTATTTTAAGAGTGCAATAGGGTTTAGGCAAGCGTTGTTAGGTGTGTTGTGATATTAAATTTGGTAGAAAAATATCAAGCGCGATCGCAGCAAGCAGTTGATGCATTGTGACGACATCTGTGTTCAGCTGCGTCAATTTAATGAAATAATGAGTTGCGTATAAAAGTTTTTGCCTGAGAATGAAAGTTAAGCGTCGTTAATTAGACCATTCGTAAATGTTTGGCTTGAAAGAGTGAAATGTCCGAGATTGGTACTTGTTCGAGTTGGTTCTTAATTGCTATGGGTGGCATCAGTGCTTTGTTTGCCAATTGCGCTTTTGCCCAAATTATTCCGGATGAGACGCTACCTAATAATTCTATAGTCACTCCTCAAGGTAGTACCAGTCTGATTGAGGGAGGAACTCAAGCTGGCAGCAACTTATTCCACAGCTTCAAAGAATTTTCGATTCCAAGTGGTAGTGCTGCTTTCTTCAATAATGGTGCAGATATTCAAAATATTATTAGTCGGGTAACGGGTGGTTCAATCTCTAACATTGATGGGTTAATCAAAGCTAATGGCAGCGCTAATCTGTTTCTAATTAACCCTTATGGGATTATTTTTGGTCAAAATGCGCGATTAGATATCGGTGGCTCGTTTATTGGTAGTACGGCGAGTAGCTTGAAATTTGCTGATGGTTTGGAGTTCAACACAACTAATCCCCAATTTACTTCTGTTTTGACTATCAGCGTTCCAATTGGTTTGCAATACGGAGCAAATCCCGGAAAAATTCAAGTACAAGGTGATAGTAAGGGAAGAAGAACGGCAAATTCTCCTGTTATCGATACTACAAATGCTCTACGAGTTCAGCCTAACCAAACTTTAGCATTGGTTGGCGGTGATATTAGCTTTGAGGGAGCAACACTCAAGACTGCTGGCGGACGTATAGAATTGGGCAGTGTATCAGGACAAGGTTTTGTTAGCCTGAGTGTGATCGCCAAAGGTTTTTCCTTGAGTTATGATGCTGTGCAAAACTTTGGCGATATTCAATTATTCCAAAAGGCAATAGTTGATGCCAGTGGTAAAGGTAGCGGCGATATACAAGTAACAGGCAGACGTGTCACCGTCACTAATGGTTCTCAAATCGAGACAAGCACTTTGGGAGCACAAGCAAGCGGTGCAATGGTTGTGAATGCTCGTGAGTTCATAGAGATTGTTGGTAGTTCCAATAGCGGGCAAGATACTGGTTTGTTTGCGATCGCTTACCCAGGTGCAACAGGGGAGGGGGGAAATCTCACAATTAATACTCGTGACTTGCTGGTTCGGAATGGAGCATTAATCAGTTCTGGCACATCTGGTTCGGGGAAAGGGGGAGATTTAATTGTTAATGCTAGTAATTCTGTGCAACTTGTTGGTAGCTTACCCAATTTTCGTTTCTACGGTTTGTTTGCTTCTAGTGCCACAGGTGCAACTGGTGCAGCAGGTGACATAACTATTAACACTAATAAGTTGGTTGTACGGGATGGGGCGCGGATTAGTGCTAGCACCTTTGGTTCGGGAAAGGGGGGAAATGTGACTGTGAATGCTACTGACTCTGTGCAAGTTATTGGCACCTCCTTTGATAATCAATCTAGCAGTGGTTTATTTACACGTTCTTTGCCAGGTGTAACAGGGGATGCAGGAGATTTAACGATTAACACTGGTAAATTGCTGGTGGCGGATAAAGGTATAGTAACTGTTCGCAGCGAAGGAAAAGGCAAAGCAGGCAACCTTAATATCAATGCTCGCTCTATCCGTTTGGATAATAAAGCTACCTTGAGCGCCGATACCCGAAGTATCAGCACTGACCCCAATAAAGAGCAGGCAACTATTATCATAGACTCTAGAGATTTAATATTACGTCGTGGCAGCCAAATCACCACTAACGCCTTTGGTACTAATGCCATCGGTGGCAACATCAAGATTGACACAGATGTCTTAGCAGCATTTGAAAATAGCGATATCAGCGCTAATTCTGCTAACTTCCGAGGAGGTAGGGTTGTGATTAACACGCAAGGAATCTTCGGCGCACAGTTCCAAAATGTGGCATCCGATCAAACAAGTGACATTACTGCTACAGGGGTAAGTTCTGAACTCAATGGTACGGTGCAAATCAACGAACTGGATATTGATCCTAAAAATGGATTATGGCAACTGCCCCTAAATCTGGTTGATGCTGCAAATCAAATTGACACAAGGTGTAGCTCTGGCAGCAGACAAAGACTTAGCTCATTAACTATTACCGCACGCGGCGGTTTACCACCCAATCCTTATGATATGTTCACACCTGACACGGTGTTAGTAAATTTAATTACTCTCAACGACGAGCAAGAAAATCGTCCTCATAAATCTATCAATACTAAACCAACTATTGTTATGCCAGAACCCATTATCGAAATTACTGGATGGGCGATCAATAAAACAGGTGAGGTGGAGCTGACAGCCAACACCACATCTGGTGGCTCTTGGCAATCTCTTGTGTCTTGCAGTACTTCTTCATCCAATGGCACAAGCCTCTGAACTGGATGGAATACTATTGAATATCTACCCTTTTGAAACCCAAAATCGTTTATGTTCTCTGCTACTCTCAAAACTAGACTCTCATCATCTCTAAAAATTGGCAATTTTGAGGTGAATAGTCGGGTTTTGCAGTCGCCTTTATCGGGGGTGACTGACTTAGTATTTCGTCGTCTGGTGCGTCGCTATGCATCTGAGTCCATGATGTATACAGAGATGGTGAATGCTACAGAGTTACACCACCTCAAGCAGATGCCGAAAATCATGGAAGTAGACTCTAACGAACAACCGATTAGTATTCAGTTGTTTGATTGTCGTCCCGATTTTTTAGCTGAAGCAGCACAAAAAGCGGTAGCAGAAGGTGCAGATACAATTGATATCAATATGGGCTGTCCGGTAAATAAAATTACCAACAAAGGTGGCGGTTCTTCACTGTTACGGCAACCAGAGGTAGCTGAGGCAATAGTGCGAGAAGTGGTACAAGCAACAGATGTGCCTGTAACTGTTAAAACTCGTATTGGTTGGGATGATGAGAAAATTAATATCCTCGATTTTGCCAAACGAATGCAAGATGCGGGAGCGCAAATGATTACAGTCCATGCCCGCACCCGCGCCCAAGGTTACAATGGTAATGCTCGCTGGGAATGGATTGGTCGTGTTAAAGAAGTGCTTTCGATTCCAGTAATTGCCAACGGTGATATTTTCTCGGTGGAATCGGCAGTGCAGTGTTTGGAGCAAACTGGTGCTGATGGTGTAATGTGTTCTCGTGGCACTTTGGGTTATCCGTATTTGGTGGGTGAAATTGACTACTTTCTCAAAACTGGGGAAAAGCTACCGCCACCAACACCAATTCAGCGCCTAGAATGTGCCAAAGAACACTTGCAGGCACTATGGGAATACAAAGGCGATCGCGGTATTCGTCAAGCTCGCAAACACATGGCTTGGTATGCTAAAGGCTTTGTGGGTGCGGCAGAGTTGCGGGGACAGTTGACTTTAGTGGAAACGGTACAGCAGGGTATAGATTTAATTGATCGAGGGATTGAGCAGATGGTGCATGGATAGGAATGCCAGTAATAATTTATAGCAGTAGCCCAAGTATAAAACTCACACACCAAAGAACTTTTAACCCTATCCCCTGTCACCGACTATACCTGTCTGATTGCCCTTGGCTGTAAAGTAAGCTAAAACACAAATGTTCTTTTGGAAGTGGCAGGAAAATTGAAAACACAAAAAGATTTTGGGCATTACCAGCAATCGTGGATGATCCGTTTTTGTATAACTATCCTGCTAGTAGGGCAAGTATGGCTGCATTTGCTTCAGGGAAAGACATGCCACCGCCAAATTCTCGAACATGCGATCGCAGTAGGACCAGCCTCTATCTTACCTGTACTATTGGTTAATGGTTTTGCAGGTATGATTTTTACCATTCAAACTGCCAGAGAATTAGTAAGATTTGACGCAGTCAGTACAGTGGGAGGGGCTTTTGCTTTAGCATTCTGCCGAGAATTAGCACCTATTTTGACCGCTAGTATTATTGCAGGGCAAGTCGGTTCTGCTTTCGCTGCCGAAATTGGTGAGATGCGCGTGACAGAGCAGATAGATGCACTGCATATGCTGAAAACTGATCCAATCGATTATTTGATTTTGCCAAGGGTAATTGCTTGTAGTTTAATGCTGCCAATCTTAACAATCATCGGTTTAGTAGTAGGTATTGCAGGTGGTGTTTTTGCAGCCCAACAGTTTTACCAAATACTTCCAGAGGTATTTTTAGAGTCAGTTAGAAATTTTTTAGTGATACCAGATGTGTTTATAGTTTTGTTCAAGGGACTAATTTTTGGCTTGATGATTGCTGTTGTTGGTTGTAGTTGGGGAATAACTACTATTGGTGGAGCAAAACAGGTAGGCGAATCAGCTACAGCAGCAGTTGTCACAACTTGGGTGCTAATTTTTATAGTTGATTTTTTTCTCTCTTTGCTGCTGTATGAAAAGCCAAGTTTCTAGAAATAGAAGGCAGAGATCAGAAGGGTGTCTCTACAAAATCAGGAATTACACACGAGTTATGAATAATAAACCGCTCCAGGCGCAGAGGAAACGGAGTCAAGAGGATTTAAGAGGGATTTTGCGTAAGTTCTAAAATTTATGTGTATCGTGATTAACTGTTACGTCTGGTGAGAGCAGCAATTGCCATCGCTAGTTCAGATGGATCGACAGGTTTTGTAAGATGTCTTTGAAAACCTGCCGAGATGACTTTTTGATAGTTAACTTCTCCTGCAAAGGCTGTAAGGGCGATCGCTGGTAATTTTCTTAGTGAGGCTGCTTCCAAAGCTCTAACTTGTCGAATCAGCATATAGCCATCGGTTTCAGGCATAGCAATATCACTTAACAGTAAGTCTGGCTGGATTTGGGCGATCGCTAATAGTGCTTCCCTCGCCGAAGCAACTCCATGAACTTCAACACCATACTGCTCAAGGATTAAGACTAGTAAATTCAGAGTATCAACATCATCATCCACAACTACTACCCGCAATCCTTGAAGATTGGCAGAAGTTTCGGGCAAAGAGTTATCTTCACTGGTTTGAGAGACATCGTTAATTAGGGGTAGTGTTACTGTAAAGGTTGCTCCTAGTCCTTCTCCTAAACTCGCTACTTGAATAGAGCCACCGTGGAGTTCGACAATATGGCGGACAATTGCTAGTCCTAATCCTAGTCCACCAAACTTTCTTGTTGTTGCCTCATCTGCTTGTCGAAAACGTTCAAATACGTAAGGCAGAAAGTCAGGACTAATGCCTTTGCCGGTATCAGTAACGGTGATTTGGGCATAGTTAGTGATCGGGGATTGGTGAGTCCAGCGCGTTGCGGAGGTTCCCTCCGTTGTAGCGACTGGCGAACCCGAAGGGGGATTGGTGATTGGGTACTGGATAATAGGTGCAGAATCGTAATTTACATCTTCTTCCCTTGTCTTTTTCTCAGTCCCTAGTCCCCAGTTCCCAGTCCCCAACCTTACCTCTACTTGCCCACCATTGGAAGTAAACTTAATTGCATTTGAAAGTAAATTCCAAACGACTTGCTGCAAGCGGTTCGGATCGCCCTCGACTTTGCCTACTCCAGAATCAAAGTGTGTATAAATTTGAATTGATTTGGCTTCAGCAGCCAGACGCACCGTTTCCAATGCTGCCTCAATTGTGGAAACTAAATCAACCGCACAGACATTTAAACTCAGCTTACCGCGTAGGATCCGCGAGACATCAAGTAAATCATCAATCAACCGTGTTTGTAATTTAGCATTACGCTCAATAGTTTCTAGCGCTTGAGTGGTTTTTGCTGCATCCAACTTCCGAGTAAGCAGGAGTTTCGACCAACCTAGAATAGGATTGAGTGGAGAGCGTAGTTCGTGGGAAACAATTGCGAGAAAATCATCTTTAATACGGTTGGCTGCTTCGGCTTCAGCACGAGCTGCCTGTTCCAATTGCAGCAAGCGATCGCGTTCAGCTTCTGCTTGTTTGCGAGCGGTGATATCGAGCACACAGGCAAAACCCTGTTCTGAAGTGTCCTCAAATAATGCAGCAGCAATAGCCACAAATACACGGCTGCCATCTTTGCGGAAAAATTCTTTTTCAAACGCTGTGCAAACCCCGTATAACTTCAGTTCTTCAACCGCTTGTTCAGTCTGCTCTATGTGTTCTGGTGGAGTCATTTCTTGCCAATCTAGCTTGCCTGCCAATAAATCCTCTTGGGCGTAACCAACCATCTGGAGAAAGGCATCATTGGCTTGTGTGATGTTGCCGCTCATGTCACAGAAAAACACACCAATAATATTAGAGTCAACAATCCGCCGAAATCGAGCTTCGCTAGCTTTTAAGGCTATTTCTGCCCGCTTGCGATCGGTGATATCAACATTAATGCCAAGCATCTTTAAGGGCTTGCCGTCGTCATCATAAAACACTCTCGCTCTACCATGCAGCCAATGAATGCTGCCATCTTTCCAAATGACGCGCCAGTCGGTGAAAAACTCGCCTGTTTGCAGCGCACTTCGCATATCTGCTTCTGCGTTGGCTAAATCATCGGGGTGTACCCATTTCGCCCACTCTTCGTAAGTACCACCAAATTCACCAGGCTCTAAACCGTAAATCGCTTCTAGCTCTTTCGACCAAGTATTAACATTGGTTTGAATATTCCACTCAAAACTGCCCACTTTTGCCGCCGCTTGAGCTAAATCGAGCCATTCTTGCTTTTGACGCAATGCTGCTTCTGTCTGTTTGCGTTCGGTTACATCAATGAATGCTCCGATCGCACCTCTGACGGCACCAGAATCATCCCGTAATGGCACAGCTTTGCCGTAAATTGATCGCACATCATCTTGACTGAAAACAAATTCAAATTCTCCTTCAATCTCTTTTCCGGTGCGAGCCGCCTGTTGCATCGGTAACTCAGTAAGTGGAATATCTTGACCATTTTTTTGGATCTTAAACTGAAAGGGATACTGTGCATCAGCAGGAGTAGCTGTTATGACTGAGTCTGGAGGTAAACGCATCAGTTTGTAGGCGGTGCGGTTTGCTGTCATGTGATGACATTGAGGATCACTTGCAATCCAAACAGCAGCTGGAACTGTTTCCATAAAAGTTTCAAGTTCTTCAGCCCGTGCTTTGGCGATCGCTTCACTCTGTCGCAATGCCTTTTCTGCTTGCTTGCGGTAAGTAATATCACTACAAACTCCAACCCACTCACGAATTTTGCCGTCTTCTGTCGCAACAGGCACACCCCTAGCAGAAAAATAACGATAAATACCGTCTGCACCACGAATTCGGTATTCATTTTCATAAATACTTTTTGTCTGAACTGCGTGAGTCCAAATCCGGGCGGTTCGTTCCCGATCATCTGGGTGCAATGCTTCTAACCAACCCCAACCTTTGACTTGTGCTTGAGTTTGCCCTGTATAAGCTCTCCAATCTGGCATATCAACTACCTGTCCATCAGGCTGAGTTGTCCATACCATTTGGGAAGTTGCAACTACTAAAGAGCGATACCGCTCTCCACTTTCTCGCAAAGCAACTTCTACTTGCTTATGTTTAGTGATATCAGTTAACATTGCGATCGCGCCTGAAAATTCACCTTGGGTATCTAGCACAGCGCTAGTAGAGAGAATTGTCCAAAGTTCAGACTTATCTTGGTGGCGCAAACGCAAGTCAAACTGCTGTTTAGCCTCTTGAACACTTTGCCTTTGTTGCTCTAGCCATTGCTCAACTTCAATTCGAGCTTGATGATCCATAAACTCGAAAATTGAACAGCCAAGCATTTGTTCAACACTGTAGCCAAGCATTTGGGCTAGCCGTTGGTTCACATATTCTGTCTTTCCCTCACTGTCAAATATCC contains:
- a CDS encoding PAS domain S-box protein produces the protein MLKVQFYQLQRYSFSILSVLSALLLGLLLEQLLRLEVSLLFCAAIAFSSWYGGFATSLVATVLAVFVNNYFFLPPFYSLLLYSGDELLQLVIFSLVALLISWLISQLRNAKQKSEAELAKLQVSYRRLFETANEGIWIFDSEGKTEYVNQRLAQMLGYSVEQMLGCSIFEFMDHQARIEVEQWLEQQRQSVQEAKQQFDLRLRHQDKSELWTILSTSAVLDTQGEFSGAIAMLTDITKHKQVEVALRESGERYRSLVVATSQMVWTTQPDGQVVDMPDWRAYTGQTQAQVKGWGWLEALHPDDRERTARIWTHAVQTKSIYENEYRIRGADGIYRYFSARGVPVATEDGKIREWVGVCSDITYRKQAEKALRQSEAIAKARAEELETFMETVPAAVWIASDPQCHHMTANRTAYKLMRLPPDSVITATPADAQYPFQFKIQKNGQDIPLTELPMQQAARTGKEIEGEFEFVFSQDDVRSIYGKAVPLRDDSGAVRGAIGAFIDVTERKQTEAALRQKQEWLDLAQAAAKVGSFEWNIQTNVNTWSKELEAIYGLEPGEFGGTYEEWAKWVHPDDLANAEADMRSALQTGEFFTDWRVIWKDGSIHWLHGRARVFYDDDGKPLKMLGINVDITDRKRAEIALKASEARFRRIVDSNIIGVFFCDMSGNITQANDAFLQMVGYAQEDLLAGKLDWQEMTPPEHIEQTEQAVEELKLYGVCTAFEKEFFRKDGSRVFVAIAAALFEDTSEQGFACVLDITARKQAEAERDRLLQLEQAARAEAEAANRIKDDFLAIVSHELRSPLNPILGWSKLLLTRKLDAAKTTQALETIERNAKLQTRLIDDLLDVSRILRGKLSLNVCAVDLVSTIEAALETVRLAAEAKSIQIYTHFDSGVGKVEGDPNRLQQVVWNLLSNAIKFTSNGGQVEVRLGTGNWGLGTEKKTREEDVNYDSAPIIQYPITNPPSGSPVATTEGTSATRWTHQSPITNYAQITVTDTGKGISPDFLPYVFERFRQADEATTRKFGGLGLGLAIVRHIVELHGGSIQVASLGEGLGATFTVTLPLINDVSQTSEDNSLPETSANLQGLRVVVVDDDVDTLNLLVLILEQYGVEVHGVASAREALLAIAQIQPDLLLSDIAMPETDGYMLIRQVRALEAASLRKLPAIALTAFAGEVNYQKVISAGFQRHLTKPVDPSELAMAIAALTRRNS